The sequence below is a genomic window from Malassezia restricta chromosome IV, complete sequence.
CCTTGCAGCTACAGCGGATCTAAGTAGACGGTCGTAGAGTCCTGATTCTCATGTTTCTCATCTATGACAACTCTTTCTCCCCGACATCCCATCATTTCAGTTCAGCTCATTATAAATACATGCATTCAAGGTGCGACAGACGGTATTTGCCAGACACCCAGACATTCTAGCGTAGCATCTTCAGAAAGCCCTAGTGCGCTGTGTATTGCCTGCGTGGGAACATCAGACTCTGCAGGATATGTCTTTGCCTCATGAGGCGTGGCATGCATCTCAAACAAGAACCACCGGTCCGAAGTTTCATGTCCCTCAGGCTCGCATACATAGACTTCGCCATACAATGACCATGGCGCTGGAACATCACGTCGCAGCGAATCAGTAAAAGAGGCAATCTGAGCACCGACATCCAACGTGAATGTTTTCAAGCGATACGCTGCGTGTATCGGGTTCTTAGGAAACGAGAGTGCGGCGCGGTTCAGCTCAAGTATACGAGCTACGCGTTCATCCTCCAAGTTATTTGTGCATACAAGGAATCGAGTAAAGTTGGCTGTACGTCAATATCATGATCCATGGACATACATTGGGTCATCTGGATGCTTTTCGCTAGAACTGGCATGCCGAACATTACGGCACACAGTTCAGAGGCAATGGCAGCCACTCTACCAGGAGGGCTTTGGTTCAGTTTAGCTACAGCCTCAGCCGTTGAGTGTGAAGGAATCCGCAATGCATGAGGCAGATATTTGTTCAAAAATTTCTCACACTGACCCAAGGCTTGTTCGTGACTGTGAACTTCCTTGATCGACTCGAAAGAATTGGGTATGATCGACTTTACAATCAAGGCATGCGCCACGGTCAAATCAATTTCATCGACAATCCTTAGACCGTGTTGGGAAAAAAGATGGGAGTTAGTCAGGCTTTCCAGTGCCTCATGCACAATCCCTTGGGTGCTATTTTCAATAGGCAAAATCACCACCACAGTGTGGCCTAAGCGTGCATCCTGTGCGCCATGTAACACTACCTCTCGGATAGATGTTTGAGGCGCAAGCTGCAAGGTACCCTTTCCGGAGAGTTTTAGCACTGCCTGATGAGAATAGGTACCCAATGGACCCAGAAACACAACTTTGATGGATTCAGGCGTCTTGGCTGTTGGGTCCATGTGAAGCTGCAGCCGGGGTCACTGATGTATCAAGTGGAGGTCACATCTGTGACCCTGATGTACATACCAAGTGCATGCGACCGTCATGCAAGTGGTTCACTTATGTCAGAAATGTTTCCGCTTTTTTATTGGACGCTCCACGACACATGGGGCGCCTTGCCGATGTATCAATGCATCCGGACGCTATCTTGGCAGACGAGCTGATGTGCAAGTGACTTTTTTGGGCATTTTACAAAACAAGCTTAGCAATTATAAAATCGTCCTTGTGACGGACGTCGGCTACTCGGGCACTTTGCACCTCCCTCAAGACTGATGCGGCTCTTCCTTCGCCTTGCCCTTGGCCTCGTTGCTGCGGCCCATGTTGTTCTGGCGAGCTCGCCCACAGGCTTGACAGTTCATTTGGAGCGACGTAACTTTCTCCTTAATGACGACAACACGGTGAACTTCAAGGCTGTAGCGAACCATGCTAAACAGCTTAGTCACAAGTACAATTTTTTGATGAAGAAGTTCAAGGATAACATGGGCAAGGACCACCCCCTTCTCAATGCGCTTGTCGAAGCCCTAAGCAAGCGTGGCGAGGGTGAGGTTGGTCTCACTGATATCCGCAGCGAACTTCTTTGGGCTGGTGAGATCCAGTTTGGCAACTCGAAGTTCAAAATTGATTTTGACACCGGTTCTGCTGACACGCTTGTCAATCCTGGTGCCTATGAACCGCGCAAATCATCCTCCTCCAAAAAGACGTCCGACGAGTTTGAGACTTCGTATGCCGATAACACTCGTGCTGTTGGTGCCATTTACACGGACGATATGGTCTTTGGCGGTTTGAAAGCCAAGAATGTGGCTATTGGTCTCTCGAGGTCCAAATTTTCCGATGACGGCGAAAGCGTTGGTATTGCTGGTCTGAGCTTCCCTTCTATCCAGGCCTTTCCGAAGAAGTATGACCCGATCTTTGTGGCTCTTATGCACCAAAAGGCCGTGGCTGAGCCTGTTTTCCAGTTTACGTTGAAGCCTGGCACCGGTTCTACCTTGCACCTTGGGGGTGTCGACTACTCCAAGGTGAAAGACAAAATCGACTATGTTAATGTGAACCCTGACGACGGTTTTTGGATCACCGATGGTTCCGTGCAAGGTGTGAAAACCAAGTTTGTCATTGACTCTGGCACTACTCTTATTATCGGTCCTATGGATCAGGTACTTGAGGTCATTTCGAAGTTGCCGGGTGTCACCCCACACTATAACCTCGATTCTCTTCAAGCCACCTTTGATTGCTCACGCCCACCGACAGTCGATTTTGAGATCAACGGCAAAAAGTACAAGCTTGACAAGCAGCAGGCTTCATACGGCACCTCCTTTGGCCGTTGCGTTCTCAGCATCATGGGACAGCGGGGTTTGCCTATGCACGCTTGGGTCTTGGGTGATGCTTTCATGCAGGGCGTGTCAGTTGTATTTGACATGGGTCGCAATCGTATGGGCTTTGCTCCTAGCGCTTAGGCTTCGGTATAAAACTTCATGAAGCTGGTATTCATGGATCAACTTTTGACACATCATGCGTTTACCTTCTATCCTTTCAGTTGAGATGAAGCTGAACGCCCACATCTTGATGTCGTGTTATTGCTATCAAACTATATACGTGCCGATCGCCTAAAGGGCACGCCATTATGTACGTAGTATTTATGAACATGTGCTTTATCTTCACGTCGCCCTTCACTCTCCGACTCTAAATCCATATCTGCACGCCATCTCATACTATCTCAGGCCTGATGCATGAGGTTTTTACGCTGTAGGAGAATTATTGCTCTATATTAATGCAGGTATTTACTTCTTGATGGCGTTGATGATTTTTCCGAGGAATCCACCGGGGCGGTCACCGGGCGTTTCGCCTGtagcgcagcagcagcagctggccgAAGGGCTAAAGTCTTTGGCATCCAGACACATTACACGTGCTTTGCGGTTGTCCCAACCATCGTCCACATTAAACGTACAGTGGAACATGCACATGACACGACCATCATTGGTAGGGACGAACGAGGCGTGTCCAGGACCATAGGGACCGCCTTTGCTGCGATCACTGGAGAGCAAAGGCGAGTCACGCTTTGTCCATGAC
It includes:
- a CDS encoding prephenate dehydratase, producing the protein MDPTAKTPESIKVVFLGPLGTYSHQAVLKLSGKGTLQLAPQTSIREVVLHGAQDARLGHTVVVILPIENSTQGIVHEALESLTNSHLFSQHGLRIVDEIDLTVAHALIVKSIIPNSFESIKEVHSHEQALGQCEKFLNKYLPHALRIPSHSTAEAVAKLNQSPPGRVAAIASELCAVMFGMPVLAKSIQMTQSNFTRFLVCTNNLEDERVARILELNRAALSFPKNPIHAAYRLKTFTLDVGAQIASFTDSLRRDVPAPWSLYGEVYVCEPEGHETSDRWFLFEMHATPHEAKTYPAESDVPTQAIHSALGLSEDATLECLGVWQIPSVAP
- a CDS encoding secreted aspartic endopeptidase; its protein translation is MRLFLRLALGLVAAAHVVLASSPTGLTVHLERRNFLLNDDNTVNFKAVANHAKQLSHKYNFLMKKFKDNMGKDHPLLNALVEALSKRGEGEVGLTDIRSELLWAGEIQFGNSKFKIDFDTGSADTLVNPGAYEPRKSSSSKKTSDEFETSYADNTRAVGAIYTDDMVFGGLKAKNVAIGLSRSKFSDDGESVGIAGLSFPSIQAFPKKYDPIFVALMHQKAVAEPVFQFTLKPGTGSTLHLGGVDYSKVKDKIDYVNVNPDDGFWITDGSVQGVKTKFVIDSGTTLIIGPMDQVLEVISKLPGVTPHYNLDSLQATFDCSRPPTVDFEINGKKYKLDKQQASYGTSFGRCVLSIMGQRGLPMHAWVLGDAFMQGVSVVFDMGRNRMGFAPSA